A window of Daphnia pulicaria isolate SC F1-1A chromosome 10, SC_F0-13Bv2, whole genome shotgun sequence contains these coding sequences:
- the LOC124313982 gene encoding adhesion G protein-coupled receptor L4-like isoform X6: protein MWRCPDGDNSVMQCPSGGLTGLGCKNATQLLPNVFALVRFWCQFKNTTCEFDSSLILSHVGKSIQLPEQSALPEHYIFESGSGMISSVNFSCGNSSQTVFDDDSCYRLTPTNLEWGAARSHCLQLGGDLAHFTEDTNFASILRGLDKSTPSNITYSTAVHIWFKWYTWTGDQRMPQHFLQYTDRFQCPVYDFLPEEGTNPLAGCKAGTRSKNVRGLCVFSPRLFTDNFDYVELSCLAKCGFPGYPDYCWPEAEADSKVYVNCPSELNGKATWTCGIDGKWKTPSPDLSNCTNPVVEDSINQVNNDIANGEDPGKSLNSLTNVVKENGIAPGNLVQLDQTVSFAIEQQTSLMVNTTDASLREESCKNFTISVIDLNGVVLGNASAFWGLNWEARSEAISEVQKNVDDTLFLLAENLLDKMYQYGNISDQNIAIQVENKQQIEYNDTTYAYVATDEDQLILPAGFPNSINTTNTRLSFVTYNEFQDLLYGDTLAQLSAENQTTFEPIRQVVVTKVLGATLGQPNGSIPLKDGTVEILLSTLNLDRYEVNKTTATCVFWDSLTQEWSSEGCIVVGTNGTSTTCQCDHLTNFAVLMDINGLFENEKKTDYPALDYITIIGGSISIVCLTLAVIIFYWVRTLRRDFRFVIHRNLCVNLLIADILFLAGIEAIANRDLCLSIAVFLHFFFLCAFSWMVVEGLYLYFLITKVFDGSGLKQWQYYVIGYGVPVLTVTITLAVTKTEAYLGDPFLYCWLSYENGAIWAFAGPVAAVVCINIVFLSLAVSVRFKLRRNPAEIKENKQNFRWIYGVISLTFILGITWMFGFLFFGQSSIVFAYIFTILNSLQGMFIFITFCVINKKVRKDLHRQFITSQRIQRVALYFSIELSDLNVASSLNNTGSYNVQRQASQNKNRHSFSNVSEVSIRLY, encoded by the exons ATGTGGAGGTGTCCCGATGGAGATAATTCCGTCATGCAGTGTCCATCAGGAGG GTTGACAGGACTGGGATGCAAGAATGCCACCCAGCTTCTCCCAAATGTGTTTGCCCTCGTACGATTTTG GTGTCAATTTAAAAACACGACGTGCGAGTTCGATTCATCGCTAATTCTGTCCCATGTTGGCAAATCAATCCAGTTACCAGAGCAATCTGCGTTACCAGAACACTATATCTTTGAATCGGGAAGTGGGATGATTAGTAGTGTAAACTTCTCCTGCGGGAATTCTTCACAGACCGTTTTCGATGATGATTCCTGTTATAGg TTGACACCGACGAACCTCGAATGGGGAGCTGCCCGATCGCATTGCCTTCAGCTTGGAGGTGACTTGGCTCATTTTACGGAAGATACAAACTTTGCCTCTATTCTGCGAGGTTTAGACAAATCCACTCCGTCAAATATCACATATTCGACCGCTGTTCATATCTGGTTCAAATGGTATACATGGACTGGGGATCAGCGTATGCCACAACACTTCCTGCAGTACACGGATAGATTCCAATGCCCCGTTTACGATTTTTTGCCGGAAGAGGGGACTAATCCACTTGCTGGATGCAAAGCCGGAACAAGATCTAAAAACGTCCGCGGACTTTGCGTTTTTTCGCCAAGGCTATTTACGGATAATTTTGATTACGTTGAGTTGTCTTGTCTGGCCAAATGTGGTTTCCCCGGATATCCAGACTACTGTTGGCCAGAAGCAGAAGCCGATTCCAAGGTTTATGTTAATTGCCCGTCCGAGTTAAATGGTAAAGCAACATGGACTTGCGGTATTGATGGTAAATGGAAAACTCCATCTCCTGACctgag CAACTGTACAAATCCCGTTGTTGAAGATTCAATCAACCAAGTCAACAATGATATTGCAAACGGCGAAGATCCAGGCAAGTCATTAAATAGTCTCACTAATGTCGTCAAGGAAAACGGAATAGCGCCGGGAAACCTTGTGCAGCTTGACCAGACAGTCAGCTTTGCTATTGAACAGCAGACTTCACTAATGGTTAATACGACAGACGCGAGTTTGAGAGAGGAGAGCTGCAAGAATTTCACTATTTCTGTAATTGATTTAAATGGTGTTGTGTTGGGAAATGCCAGCGCATTTTGGGGTTTGAATTGGGAAGCACGCAGTGAAGCTATCAGTGAAGTGCAAAAGAACGTTGACGACACCTTATTTTTACTGGCTGAAAATCTCCTTGATAAAATGTATCAATACGGCAATATAAGTGATCAAAACATAG CTATACAGGTAGAGAACAAACAGCAAATAGAATACAACGATACAACGTATGCCTACGTTGCAACAGATGAAGATCAACTGATTCTTCCAGCCGGATTTCCCAATTCGATCAATACCACTAATACCCGACTTTCTTTTGTCACTTATAACGAATTTCAGGACCTTCTCTATGGTGACACATTGGC TCAACTGTCTGCAGAAAACCAAACCACATTCGAACCAATTAGACAAGTCGTGGTGACAAAAGTGCTGGGTGCTACACTTGGTCAACCAAACGGATCTATCCCTTTAAAGGACGGAACGGTCGAAATTCTCCTGAGTACTTTGAATCTTGATCGATATGAAGTTAATAAGACGACTGCAACTTGCGTATTTTGGGATTCTTTGACTCAAGAATGGTCATCCGAGGGGTGTATAGTGGTGGGAACTAACG GTACATCAACCACATGCCAGTGCGATCACTTAACCAATTTTGCAGTTTTAATGGATATCAACGGCCTCTTTGAAAATGAG AAGAAAACCGACTACCCCGCACTAGATTACATCACCATAATCGGCGGAAGCATTTCTATCGTTTGCTTGACGTTGGCTGTCATTATCTTTTACTGGGTACGGACTTTGCGGCGCGATTTCCGCTTCGTGATTCACCGAAACCTCTGTGTAAATCTTCTCATTGCCGACATCCTCTTTTTGGCCGGAATAGAAGCTATTGCCAACCGGGATCTCTGCCTATCCATCGCCGTATTCctgcacttttttttcctgtgcGCTTTCAGCTGGATGGTTGTGGAGGGTCTTTATCTCTATTTCCTCATCACTAAA GTTTTCGATGGAAGTGGATTGAAACAGTGGCAGTACTACGTCATCGGGTACGGAGTACCTGTTTTAACTGTTACCATTACTCTAGCCGTAACCAAAACGGAAGCTTACCTCGGTGATCCTTTTTTATA TTGCTGGTTAAGTTATGAAAATGGGGCAATATGGGCCTTTGCTGGACCGGTTGCAGCCGTTGTTTGT ATAAACATCGTATTCCTGTCATTGGCTGTCTCTGTTAGATTCAAATTAAGACGAAACCCTGCCGAAATTAAAGAGAACAAGCAGAACTTCCGATGGATTTATGGCGTCATATCATTGACTTTTATTCTGGGTATTACTTGGATGTTCGGTTTCCTATTCTTCGGCCAGAGTAGTATAGTATTTGCCTATATATTTACCATCTTGAACTCCCTGCAAGGaatgttcatttttatcaCGTTTTGCGTGATCAACAAAAAAGTCCGAAAAGATTTACATCGACAATTTATAACTAGCCAG AGGATTCAACGTGTGGCACTTTACTTTAGCATTGAATTGAGCGACCTGAATGTGGCATCGTCACTAAACAATACTGGCTCCTACAATGTACAGCGACAAGCCAGTCAGAATAAGAATCGACACAGTTTTAGTAATGTTTCTGAAGTTTCTATTAGATTGTACTAG